One window from the genome of Balaenoptera musculus isolate JJ_BM4_2016_0621 chromosome 3, mBalMus1.pri.v3, whole genome shotgun sequence encodes:
- the MARVELD2 gene encoding MARVEL domain-containing protein 2 isoform X2: MLSSDGRPRNRDRRYDEVPRDSDYQDGTVRTFQTLHDSELAVSADPLPPPPLPLQPPFGPEFYSSDTEEPAVAPDLKPVRRFVPESWKNFFRGKKKDPEWDKPVSDIRYISDGVECSPPASPARPNHCSPPNSCKDPQGGSEGSCRSRKEAEAVFPHDPYGSLGRRTHTARTYSEKVEEYHLRYSYMKSWAGLLRILGVVELLLGAGVFACVTAYIHKDSEWYNLFGYSQPYGMGGVGGLGSMYGGYYYSGPKTPFVLVVAGLAWITTIIILVLGMSMYYRTILLDSNWWPLTEFGINVSLFILYMAAAIVYVNDTNRGGLCYYPLFNTPVNAAFCRVEGGQIAAMIFLFVTMIVYLIGALVCLKLWRHEAARRHREYMEQQEISEPSLPSKRKMCDMATGCDRQRDQEVNFKELRATKMKPERLSGHIPPGHIPKPIVMPDYVAKYPMIQTDDERERYKAVFQDQFSEYKELSAEVHAVLKKFDELDAVMSRLPHRSENQQEHERISRIHEEFKKKRNDPTFLEKKERCDYLKNKLSHIKQRIQEYDKRS; encoded by the exons ATGTTGTCAAGTGACGGGAGACCCAGGAATCGGGACAGGCGCTACGATGAGGTCCCAAGGGACTCAGACTATCAAGATGGCACCGTAAGAACCTTCCAGACTCTTCACGACAGTGAGCTGGCTGTGAGCGCTGATCCGTTGCCACCACCCCCTCTCCCATTACAGCCACCATTTGGCCCAGAATTCTACTCAAGTGACACAGAGGAACCGGCCGTAGCGCCAGATCTCAAGCCTGTAAGGCGCTTTGTCCCTGAGTCCTGGAAGAACTTcttcagagggaagaaaaaggaccCAGAGTGGGATAAGCCGGTGTCAGACATCAGATACATCTCCGATGGAGTGGAGTGTTCACCTCCAGCCTCTCCCGCAAGACCAAACCACTGTTCACCCCCCAACTCCTGCAAAGATCCTCAGGGCGGGTCAGAAGGCAGCTGTCGTTCCCGGAAAGAGGCCGAGGCAGTGTTTCCCCATGATCCCTACGGATCCCTAGGCCGACGCACACACACAGCCCGAACCTACAGTGAGAAGGTGGAGGAGTATCACCTGAGGTATTCCTACATGAAGTCATGGGCAGGCCTGCTGCGGATTCTGGGTGTGGTGGAGCTGCTTCTGGGGGCCGGCGTCTTCGCTTGTGTCACGGCGTACATTCACAAGGACAGCGAGTGGTATAACCTGTTCGGATATTCACAGCCCTATGGCATGGGAGGCGTTGGCGGCCTGGGCAGTATGTATGGGGGCTATTACTATAGTGGCCCCAAAACCCCTTTTGTGCTTGTGGTTGCTGGATTGGCTTGGATCACCACCATTATTATTCTGGTGCTTGGCATGTCCATGTATTATCGGACCATTCTTTTGGACTCAAATTGGTGGCCCCTAACTGAATTTGGGATTAACGTCTCCTTGTTTATCTTGTACATGGCCGCAGCCATAGTCTATGTGAACGATACCAACCGAGGTGGACTCTGCTACTATCCATTATTTAACACACCAGTGAATGCAGCGTTCTGCCGGGTGGAAGGAGGACAGATAGCAGCGATGATCTTCCTCTTTGTCACCATGATTGTTTATCTCATTGGAGCTTTGGTTTGCCTGAAGTTATGGAGGCACGAGGCGGCTCGGAGACACAGGGAATACATGGAGCAACAGGAG ATAAGTGAGCCATCATTGCCATCGAAAAGGAAAATG TGTGACATGGCCACCGGTTGTGACAGACAGAGAGACCAAGAAgttaattttaaagaactgagAGCAACAAAAATGAAACCTGAGCGACTGAGTGGACATATTCCCCCTGGCCACATCCCGAAACCGATCGTGATGCCAGATTATGTGGC gaaatACCCTATGATTCAGACGGATGATGAACGAGAACGCTATAAAGCTGTGTTCCAGGaccagttttcagagtacaaagAGCTCTCTGCAGAAGTTCACGCCGTCTTGAAGAAGTTTGATGAGCTGGATGCAGTGATGAGCAGATTGCCGCATCGTTCAGAAAACCAGCAG GAACATGAGAGAATTTCAAGAATCCATgaagagtttaagaaaaaaaggaat GATCctacatttctggaaaaaaaagaacgCTGTGATTATCTGAAGAATAAACTTTCTCACATAAAGCAAAGGATCCAAGAATATGATAAA CGTTCCTGA
- the MARVELD2 gene encoding MARVEL domain-containing protein 2 isoform X1 has product MLSSDGRPRNRDRRYDEVPRDSDYQDGTVRTFQTLHDSELAVSADPLPPPPLPLQPPFGPEFYSSDTEEPAVAPDLKPVRRFVPESWKNFFRGKKKDPEWDKPVSDIRYISDGVECSPPASPARPNHCSPPNSCKDPQGGSEGSCRSRKEAEAVFPHDPYGSLGRRTHTARTYSEKVEEYHLRYSYMKSWAGLLRILGVVELLLGAGVFACVTAYIHKDSEWYNLFGYSQPYGMGGVGGLGSMYGGYYYSGPKTPFVLVVAGLAWITTIIILVLGMSMYYRTILLDSNWWPLTEFGINVSLFILYMAAAIVYVNDTNRGGLCYYPLFNTPVNAAFCRVEGGQIAAMIFLFVTMIVYLIGALVCLKLWRHEAARRHREYMEQQEISEPSLPSKRKMCDMATGCDRQRDQEVNFKELRATKMKPERLSGHIPPGHIPKPIVMPDYVAKYPMIQTDDERERYKAVFQDQFSEYKELSAEVHAVLKKFDELDAVMSRLPHRSENQQEHERISRIHEEFKKKRNDPTFLEKKERCDYLKNKLSHIKQRIQEYDKVMNWDVQGYS; this is encoded by the exons ATGTTGTCAAGTGACGGGAGACCCAGGAATCGGGACAGGCGCTACGATGAGGTCCCAAGGGACTCAGACTATCAAGATGGCACCGTAAGAACCTTCCAGACTCTTCACGACAGTGAGCTGGCTGTGAGCGCTGATCCGTTGCCACCACCCCCTCTCCCATTACAGCCACCATTTGGCCCAGAATTCTACTCAAGTGACACAGAGGAACCGGCCGTAGCGCCAGATCTCAAGCCTGTAAGGCGCTTTGTCCCTGAGTCCTGGAAGAACTTcttcagagggaagaaaaaggaccCAGAGTGGGATAAGCCGGTGTCAGACATCAGATACATCTCCGATGGAGTGGAGTGTTCACCTCCAGCCTCTCCCGCAAGACCAAACCACTGTTCACCCCCCAACTCCTGCAAAGATCCTCAGGGCGGGTCAGAAGGCAGCTGTCGTTCCCGGAAAGAGGCCGAGGCAGTGTTTCCCCATGATCCCTACGGATCCCTAGGCCGACGCACACACACAGCCCGAACCTACAGTGAGAAGGTGGAGGAGTATCACCTGAGGTATTCCTACATGAAGTCATGGGCAGGCCTGCTGCGGATTCTGGGTGTGGTGGAGCTGCTTCTGGGGGCCGGCGTCTTCGCTTGTGTCACGGCGTACATTCACAAGGACAGCGAGTGGTATAACCTGTTCGGATATTCACAGCCCTATGGCATGGGAGGCGTTGGCGGCCTGGGCAGTATGTATGGGGGCTATTACTATAGTGGCCCCAAAACCCCTTTTGTGCTTGTGGTTGCTGGATTGGCTTGGATCACCACCATTATTATTCTGGTGCTTGGCATGTCCATGTATTATCGGACCATTCTTTTGGACTCAAATTGGTGGCCCCTAACTGAATTTGGGATTAACGTCTCCTTGTTTATCTTGTACATGGCCGCAGCCATAGTCTATGTGAACGATACCAACCGAGGTGGACTCTGCTACTATCCATTATTTAACACACCAGTGAATGCAGCGTTCTGCCGGGTGGAAGGAGGACAGATAGCAGCGATGATCTTCCTCTTTGTCACCATGATTGTTTATCTCATTGGAGCTTTGGTTTGCCTGAAGTTATGGAGGCACGAGGCGGCTCGGAGACACAGGGAATACATGGAGCAACAGGAG ATAAGTGAGCCATCATTGCCATCGAAAAGGAAAATG TGTGACATGGCCACCGGTTGTGACAGACAGAGAGACCAAGAAgttaattttaaagaactgagAGCAACAAAAATGAAACCTGAGCGACTGAGTGGACATATTCCCCCTGGCCACATCCCGAAACCGATCGTGATGCCAGATTATGTGGC gaaatACCCTATGATTCAGACGGATGATGAACGAGAACGCTATAAAGCTGTGTTCCAGGaccagttttcagagtacaaagAGCTCTCTGCAGAAGTTCACGCCGTCTTGAAGAAGTTTGATGAGCTGGATGCAGTGATGAGCAGATTGCCGCATCGTTCAGAAAACCAGCAG GAACATGAGAGAATTTCAAGAATCCATgaagagtttaagaaaaaaaggaat GATCctacatttctggaaaaaaaagaacgCTGTGATTATCTGAAGAATAAACTTTCTCACATAAAGCAAAGGATCCAAGAATATGATAAAGTAATGAATTGGGATGTACAGGGTTATTCTTAA